The DNA window GTCTGCCGCGCAAACACAGCGGATGATGGCGCTGCGAGGTTCATCGCCACGCTAAGCAACGTTTCGACGCTTGGCGATGAATGGGAGGAGTCCTTGGAGTTGAACAAGGTGGACAGATATTGGTGCTCTGCTCAGCTGCTAGAGACACCGCCAGGAAAACGGCTAGAATTTGCTGCTTCGTGTGACAATTTCACTGACATACTGGCTAGCAATGCCTAGCAGCAACGAATAACTAAGTGTGATCACTGATATGTCAATGTTGTTATCTGTTAACTGGATGATTTGCATAATATGCACTATTTATGCAAATATCGAGTAGTCTTGTAAAAACATCcaattaaaacaaacaaaaacaaaaacaaaagaacaaataaaaaaacaaatggaagacaCCAATTATCACAgtttatttcaattcattcaGTTTATCTACACTAATTCGGTTCATCTATTTGGGAAACAATTCTGATATTTTGAATATAGAAAATGCAGATGACTACGTCTAATTCATACAACACAAAAGATGAAACGATTTAAGTGAAAAATATAGggcattgaaaaaagaagagcaagaACGGTTCTggcacttcaaaaaaaaagatcgttgAGACCTTGAATTAATAGGAGTTACAAAGTCAGGGTCAATGATCACAGACGGATCCATATGGAAATATCACATTTTTAAAAGGGAAGGCGTTCACCGTTGTATAGCATACACACAATTTCCATAACTATTTGGGGATCAATTCTGAATCAATTTTACAACTTGgcataaaaaaaggaaacgaaaccCCAAAACTGGAATGAAAACGGCTAGACTACAGCTTTGTCACATTTAACGGTTAATAATTATGCTTTAATGAGAGATTTGTACATATGTCACATGTTAGGCAAGGGCTGAGGAGACAGAAAGAATCTGTGCAAACcataaatgcgaaaaaaaaaactagagataTCCTGTCTATCGAGTCTTTTACACAACTGTTTCACAAAGAACAAAACTAATGTTAGTGCAGTTAATAAAACTACATTTGGGAGATTAGACGAGGAAGAAAATACAAGCTTTCATATGAGCTCAAATGGGCTTGGCGCCTCATTTGTGAACAACTGCTCTGGCACGTACACATCACTCTGAAAGGAAGTGAAGTAATTACTGCtacaaaagaaacaatatGCTTGACTGATGCTATGAACTTGTGAGTCCCGTGAGGACACATATTTGTCCAAGCAACAGCAAAAGATCCTGTAATCGAAGGAGGGTCAAGCTGTCTTCTAACACGTTCTATCCACTAAATCGATAGAAAACTATCCACTTGCGAACGATACCCATATGCGACAATACACAGGACTgggaatgaaataaatacatacCAAATGCCGAACTAAACGATTTTCCATGTCTATCGCCCACAGTTCACTTTGAGCATCCACGGAAATCTCTctaaattgtttgaaaattagAGAGAGAAGTCCTGAGTTTCGTCAGCCGTCATGAAGTTTACTGGCGTCATTGTTCCACTATAAGCATCCCCTCGACGGAAATGCTTTTCGCCTTTGCAAATAACTTGTGAAGGGCGAATCGCACTCACGTTGTAAATATCAGCTAGAAAAGATACAAACAATAGTCGCCTTTTTACCTAAACACTGCTTGCGAAATGGGTCGCCAGTAGTTGCCAGCTGGATTACcagccgccaaaccgcgcaGTCTAAGCAACTGGCCGGAGCTGTCAAGAGCCCAAACAACGTTATCTCCTACGGCAAGGCTGTATAATTCCGAAGTGTGATATGTCTGAAAATGCTGTAGTGAATATCTAGGCAGGATGTGAAGAAATCACCGTAACCTCAGTCCATTTCACACCGGCGGGATTCCTCTCATTGACGTTAGTGCGTGCCCAACCACGCCCATCAGAAAGAACCCAAACATAGATTCCATTTGGAGAAGTAAAGAcctaaaatttctctttttacgACCACTTCAGACACAACGCCGAACGAACGGATTTCGTTATTGGAAAAAGGAATGTGGacatttgtagaaaaattgaatttgaaattaacaAAAGTGCAAcaattggaagaaattttataTAAGATAATCTATCTGCAATGTTAACCATCTAACGGTGGAAAGAATACACAGATAAGTTGATATGCTCGTCATAACGTGATCTACTTGAAACCACAAAAAGTCAGAATTTCAACCTACTTGCGCTGGAACAACCTTGCTCTCTACATCAGCCGGTGCTATGACATTATTCCATATATTTGAACCTGCCTGCTTGATGAACAGGGCACCAGTACACGTAATCGCCCAACGGGCTAGCTTACTCTGAGCAATAGAGCACACACAATCTGCAAATTACCAGAGATGAAAACGTTGGACAGAATACgggaaagacaaaaaaaaacttttacttttttttacttttcagttTACTTGCATAACTATTTTGCAGCAAAATGTTTGTTACTTTTCCCTTTCATGTAAGTTAAAAGACGCATAATTTCCAAACATGAAGCAgaagcaaaattttgcagaagGAACAGAATCGCCAAGTGACTAGGCACTTGTTGGGTTATCACCTGTCTGGAAACCATGAATATAAAGGATAGATTCTACGACCatccaaattttcaaaaacaaaaaatgtcgtGATGCAGCAAAAAGGATATAACACCAACCTGGAAGATCTGTTTCAGCAACCCAATTCGGAGACTCGCCATCACAGTGGAACACTTTTCCAGCGCTGTCAATAAGAGACAAATTCTCACGAGTGCCGCATAAAGAAACTACCTAAGAAATGGCTTCATTAAGACCCCAATCAAATTGTAGAAGAACTTTGATAGTTGAGATTTGTTCCTGAAAGAATTCCTTAATATATGCTCATAATCGATGAAAAATGGGAGAACAACCTTCACATTTACGGCAGTAAGTAAGCTTAGTAACTTCGACAGCAATGGGGCAGAACATAACATGTTATGAACTGGTAGGTGCGAGAATAATTATGAGCTCGGAAGTGGCAGAATTTTCTGGCGGTGCTGCAACGGAATTACACAGTCGCAACTGCATTGTTCACAATATACAGCTTCTTTTGAGGTATATTCCACTGTAAAACAAACCTAATTTTTCAGTGCTCGAGTGTGGATGTCAACATATCTGCCGTATGGCTTGTTTGAATTAAACGGCGGAAGGCTGTTACAGCTTAACGCGGCtcatccgcatcttcgccgaggtgagtcgtccttgaacataatTGAGCACATTCTGTTCGATCTTCCGCTAGAGCTCGCAAAAAACTGTTCGTCCAGTTGAACCAAGCAGCCAGCTTCGACAAAAGGTCGATGACATGTTGCAGCTTCGCGCTGCTCAAGGCGAATATTACTAAATCGTCAGCGTATTCGGGGTCGACCAGGGTACCAGGGCAACAAATGGCGCAACAACCTCATCATCGAAACATTcttcaactgttcttcgcacgATGTCATCtacggcaaagttgaacagaaaagcTCATTTCTTACTCCAGTTTACACCTCCAATGGAGAAGTACATCCGGAAAGTGTTCGAAAAAAGCAGCAGTTGCTCTCCGCGCTGGCCTCGATGGGGAGAGCTGAATGCGGCTTCAAAACTCGGAGAAGCTCACTCCATAGGCTTCGAGTTCCTCTCCCACTTTGAAAATAAGCACATCGCAGGTCAAGCAGGACGGAAGTCAGTTTGTTCGTCAGCGGGTGGTTTCTTCGTGGTTTTTGCCAAACCGATACAGGGTTATCCGCTCCAAGACATTGTGCATTACACGTAGAAAAGATATTTCTCAGTAGTTCTTAGGTACCGTGAGTTATAAGAACTTGCAGAGGAAAACTAAGGTAGAGGGTCTCCaagagtcaggtatccttccGTCAATTTACAGCGAACGGATGACGATCGTCATTCCATGAAtcccagaacctccgactccgtCGGAGGTTCTGGAACTCATCGACCACAGTGTACGTAGATCGTTGGTCGTGCACGAGTTCAGAGACTGACGCTTGTCCGTTCCGCAAGGGGCTGAAATGCTCCCTCCAAACTAGCAGTTGTCTCGCCAACAACGACACCACCTGCAGCATTGAGAGCaagtaaacatattttcatctTACCGCTATAACGCAATAGCAGAAGTTCgtcgggttcttgtcctcccacgcatTATCGAACCCATTCGCTCCTAAAACCCATTCATTCTAACGATCACGTTTCAGCTGACGATCTTAGCTGAGATCACCAGTAGTGCGAGCGAAACAttcagaattgtatgtggatattttttcagcaaatgaaAAGGTGAACTTCTTCCTCGATGTCAAAACCAGGAGCAGCGTTCTGAATGCAACAGATGAAAGATTCGGTGTTAATAAGCCTCTTCTTAGTCCGTACTCCAGTTTTTGTCGAATCTCATGTTGGGGATTTCTTCGTCCTTCAAATCTGTCACGCCAATCTTCGGTGGAGGCAGTACTCTtcgacttttttctgcaaccATACTttcaagctgagaagaactgaaagCTGCTTGGAATAGGACGCTCTAGATTTCAGATTTCCAGCAGGGGGTTGTGTCTTGTCAAAACATGATCGAGCTAAAGTTCAAGAGTTATCATCTTTTGCTTTTGGTGCTCTTCAGATGTTAGAGGGGTTGACCTTTCCCACGTAAGCTGACAGCGATGATTCCGCTTAAACGTGGTTGCAATAATGAGATTCGTCTGTTCGCAAAGATCTACTGGGCGAAGATTATTGTCCGACGTTTGCTTCGCGAGGTAATACCATTTTTCAAACACATCGCATCGCTGTTCGAGACCCGTCTTTGCGTTCACATTAATTCTGCCAACAACTGCCTGCTACCTGAGTATCTTGGACATAAGCATGTTGGGCTCATCATAAAACGTATCCTTTTAATAGTCTTCAGCGGTTTTTGTAAGTGCATAGTTGATTACCATCCAGGATttgagtcctctgcgatcTCGCAGTTATACAGAGGCGCTTCTTGGCCCATAATGTGTGTTTTCTGCGCAGCAAACGGCACATTCAGAAGTCGTTGATCAGATCAGGCCAGATCAGGGTAGATTGGCTTGCTGGACTACAGTCGAAAGCGACCAGCAGTTCAACGTTACAACAACGATGGTTGTttccaaagattccatgttctcCCTAGACGCTTGACCTATGAGTGTAAGGGCTTTGGCAGTATGCTTGGCGACAGCATGTTATTGCAGTTTAGGAAACTTAAGCCACATAACAGtgcaagttatatagctcgtgtACTTTCAAGAAATACACTCAGATGCTTGATTGTGCTTGAGGAAAGCGGGCCACCACGTACAGGTAGCGCTATCTGACATCTGCACGCGGCCCCAAAAGAAACgtctcattaatttttttttgttttcgttggtCTTCTGGTAAGTACGGCTAAAATCTTAAAATGTTTGGCTACTACATAAGAAGATCGGTAAAGTTCACTTCATTCAGACGGTGACACAGTTTTAAGATTTGCCATTTAGAACGCTACCATTTAGAACGTCATACACCTCCCATTGTCAGCCTTGAGCAATTATACGACTTTTTCCTGACTTCCAGCTGTAGGAAAAAGTACGAAAAGAAGTAGTCTTTCCATCGTAAACGTCTAACGTAAATGTCTAACGTAACTGTGCAAAATATGTGAGCGACGAGCAGGCTACTCTTAAGGTTACTGCACAGAAGATGCTCAATATTGTTTTCTGTGAACAACGGGAAGTTCGATATGTAGCTTAAAAAACCTACATCAATGCGGAAATCTCGAAATCGAGAAGACTATGACATACCACCCCACCCGCCGACGTTACCTTTTACACCATTTACGGGAAAAGCTCTTTGCTTCAAAGTCTTGAAGCAGTCTGAAGACGCGACCTTGcggacaaaaaaattaaaaaggagTTGATGTGGATTTCATTCTTTGCTGTCTTGTCATTACACCACGGGTGTAAAGTGTTTCTTCTTTGGGTGAACCGCCTCATAGTCCTTTTTGTAACTTAATACTTGAATTTTattgcaggtttttttcccACTGCAAAGTATGCACTCAACAACTAAAATTTAACTCAATGTTGTCTTTAAATGCGTCCAAAACAAGGGCGTGCAATTTAACCGtattcctaaaaaaacaagttaTTTAGTTAGTTCTGCATAACTTTGGAAGCCTATAGAGAGCTAAGAGGAACAAATATGGAATAATGAGATTTATAAGCTCATCAATTATATTATAGTCCCCGACTAACCGCTTGTGACGTTGAAGGAATGCTGATGGTGACGAAGTTGCGCCTTGTTGGTCGATACACAAATATTTCGGAATCCTGTCGGCAAAGATAAATATATCctgaatagcaaaaaaaaatcatatttggTATCACAGCGAATTGATGCCCATAGGTGAATGTTCTAtagtctttgaaaaagaatgcaaGCTTCGACCCTATGTAGGAATTTTGATTTGAACGATATAAGATCACGAGCTACGTATTTTCCATGAAACAAATCAGCTGTTTTGATCTGAGGCGCTGCTTGCTCAAGATCAGAATAGAATGACTTCAAGACCTTTGGAATTCAACATGTTTACTTAAAGTTGGATAAAAAACGACagcgatgcagttgcgtaagcggccgcgctcgaagcggataGAATCGAGTGGAGACCCCTACTAGCACCATACATCGCTGCAGCTCGCGACGGTATCATTTCGaatccaaccgctttctccactgCGTCTCTACGAGCGCAGCCGTAGTGACGCCGCAGTGTTGCCTCTTACGTTTCCTTTAACTTTTCCTCTACAAAAAACGCTGGCAATGAAAGATACTATCGGCAACACTGTAGATGTGGGTTCAAGTTACATTATAACTGATGGTATTATTATAAAGCTCTTACTCCAGAGCACTAAACAAACTTCGATTGAATTTCAAAAGATTTAAATACATAACAGTAAGTTAGTGACTGACATTTACTAGACGACTAGACTTCATAACGACCTCTAGGAAACTACAGAATCCCAATGTACGTGATACAGACCTGAACAGCCAATGTAAGATCCAGACGACAGCATTGAAAAGTTGTCCAACATGTCAAACTTGGCAGGAACTTCTCGCGGAAACCTGTAGATGCCAACAATCACCCTTTGTTGTGAGAGTACTTAGACGTTGCATACCTATGCGCAGATAAAGCGCTCCTTACAACGAGCATAACTTTCCCAGCACAAAGAAACAGTCCGGTAGAAGATGCCCTATATTAAAGATGACATAAAAAGGACATAAATTTCGACtggaatataaaatattaattttatatGGAAATCGACCTTACTTGACAGTCCACGCAATGGTAGGTGGAGCTTTCCCATCGAAAAAAGGTAAACACACCTAAATAGTGGAAATCCGTGGTCATTcaagaaagagaaacagaGAACTTTAGATCTACTAATAATGGACATTGACATCGCAGCGCTAGCGGCCTACTCCTTAGACGTGAAACGACGTTACTGTGAGTAGCTTATTTAGGTAGACGAAGGTAGTGTATTTCCCATTATACGAAGAAAgaatttgcagtttttttttttttgcaaagattgGGGAGATTTGTCTTATTATAACTCCTAAATTAGTATGTATGAACCAAGAAGTAAgagaaaatcataaaaatctaagaagaaggaagagccACGAACCTTGTAGAACGCATCACTACTACCGTAAGGATGATGCCGATCTACACCAGTACTCATCCAGAGGCGACCTGTGTCATCTAATGCAAACCCATAGGAACGGTACACACAAACAGACACTAGTTTCGACGGACCCTCTGGGCTAGAAGATAATGAATAGATTGCATGTATATGAACGGCAACATCACTCACACTATCTCGATCCAGTCAAGACCCATTCTGCATCTCGCTAATCCCACTCGTACAACTAAACTTCCGACATCGCGTCTTATTGCCCACACAGCGTCATCGGAAGCCGAAATAGATCGCAGTGTCCAGTCACAGTCGACCCTTGAGAAAATAGCCTTCTCTGGCAACTCCATTTGAACGGACACCTTAAAACTGGAATGTGATTTCACCTTCTCAATGTGGGACGCCTAATCGCAGCGCAcggtttatttctttctaaagacACCcataacaactttttttttgaaagaactaCGTATTTCAAGAGCACTAAGGTGcagcactttaaaaaaagatttataaTGGTCAACTGCGCATCTTaaatatttccatattttattattccaaAATTAGTTCAAGACTCCCTACTAACCTATAACAGTGCGTAATTTAATCTCCTATTTATGAGTTTTGTTGTGTTCCTACGCCGTTAAATTCATGAATTTCTGTTACGAAGGAAATCCAATAAGAATTATTATGACCTGAGGTTACCTCGAAAAcgagcagaaaagaaataatagtttGAGCATGATAAATACTCACCCCTTCTCTTGTTAGATACCACGCAATGTTACTTCCTACGGACACCTCAATTACACCTCCTCCATCGGTTGCACATTCTTCGAAGCGTGTGGATGTAGTTAAAGAATCGACAGCGCACCAACCAGCATTGTTATGAACTCTCCATACGATCGATTCCCTGTCTGAGTGTAACAATTAGTATGAAACATTTCACAAAACTACAATCTTGAAACAAATATACGATTATAGACACAATGAAGTAACAATGAAGTGAAGAGTGAAGATAATTCAACCAGGGATCGATCAAAAGTAAGATGATTATGAATGTTGTTGGTACTGAATGATGTATGTTTGTGAATAATGAGCCAACGGAATACACTGCAATCACGTTTATCTCGTACTATAAGCGCAACTCATGCGAAATACACACGCAAAGCCGTAATGTAATGACTTGTTCTATAAGGGAAATCCTGACCCTGgtttcaacaaagaaaatgtttcgcCAAGCATTTACAAATGCTTGGATTTGATGATAATCCCTGAGCCCATGATATTCTTCTcaaacagaaataaatcaatcaGAACAAATTTTACAGGCCCCTAATCCACTTTATCTTGAGAATAATTTCCAACTCTCTGAGacggttttattttattatttaacatATAGCACATAAGGATTCCAACATCTGAGTGCATAATTCGTATGGAAGTTTAAagcaaataaagaataaaaattaacgtGCACGGCGTCGCACCCTATGAGGTTGCCCCTACGCGTCCGAATCCAaatcagaaccgtttgagatTGTGAACGTGTGCGCAGCGTATATAACAAATTAGAGGCTATCCGATgtatcaattcagtgtttttatcctcctagaaaAGTCTGGGTGTTTATGGACGCCGGAAAGATGAAAGGCGCTGTTGGTGCTACGGTGTTTTCAACCGtatcgatcgtgcaatcaGAGCCGAACTGCTTACAGACTGCGCTACATAGACCCCGAGACCAAATATGTATTGCATAATTAAGCATCTCATGAACCGCTGAATCTGCTCTTTAGTATTctacttaaaaaaattacatctcAATGCGCCTTTTCACACCGTTTTTTCTCGCATTTTCAGATGGCTGGATCTGCTGACGTCAATTTTCTCATCACAAAACtactatttaatttttcagatCAAACATGTGGGAACTATTGCCTATTCTAGAGAAAAGCgatattcattttcaaataggTATATGTAATGTTTTGCTGCTGGGGACTATTTTTTCCGCTAAAACTTTCGTCCTCATCTGGAAACACGAAGAAGTAATTGAAGACCTTACGGTTTCTAATTCGTGCCTAACAATaaccatatttatttttattttcttcaaattcaagtattttactgtttttcacAATTCCTTCGCTAccacctttttccttttccctaTCTCTTTCATTCCTTATCGTTACTCTTTACCTGATTTCAGACATATTTGGGTTCAACTCTTTCTTAGttaccttcattttttcagagCTGTTAATGTGAAGCTTGTTATATCCGCAGCTAATTGCGAAACCAGCAGCGATGGCTACGTAACAAATAGAGTcatcccaaaaaaaataattcggGATTTAAAGTTcccttatttttctaaattgaaaTCGGCATAATCTTTTTGAGATTCCTCAGGTTTTAGTTTATGCAGTTGGGAAAACTGGACCATTTATCGGGCTACAAATGGTTTCCCTGTTGTCTCTAATGTCTATTTCACACGAGAGACCACGCGGTATCGCTTGCAAAAGCATGAGTATTAGCGAACTATACCCATCTATATATGAGTGCCATATTTTCTAGGAcgaaattatttaaataattatataacTATTTTCGCATCTATGTTGAAACGTGAAAATAACTCGTGCATTGTAGTACGTGTCGTTGATTAGCTTTCAcactgcacttttttccagcagCAAATCAGGAGAGAACATGGACAGAAAGAACAAGgcaaggaaaaagaatttaatttctaGATGTTCTGAGCATCATAacatagttgaaaaaaacagaatcaaGATAGCATGCATACCATTCATCGCCACGCTATCAGCTGACCATTTTGCCACCAGCCAAAGCGGCTTCTTTGATCCTAGTGCATCAAGTGAGAGAATGCGgggagttttctttttgtgacaTAAAACAATATGATCACATCCTACCGCGAACGACTTAGCCGTGTATGGAAGGAAAATCTGAAAGAtagaaagaattttaaaaaaaattgtagtaaaATAATACGTAGTAAAAAGAGAACTTTACCTTCATCCATATGTCAACTTGATCATTAAGCACAACGTTCTTCTGCGACCTTTCCCGAATGACCTGATTTCGCAACAAAACAGCGGTGCCGTTAGAAGTTGAAGGTTTAAACTAGAAGACAAGGATCATAGACacatgaattttcaaaaataagaatttgcAGCGACCGGTACTTTGTTTGGAGTGGAGATCGTGAAGATCCCAATGTACGAAAAGAGAAGATGGCGGACGGTGTGTTAGCAGGGTAAAGGGAGTTGTTACAAACGTTTCGCTGTCAAGCGGACAGGAGCAAGCAATCTGATAACAATTGTGCGAAGAACTCAATGACCAGTATTTGCATATTCATTTTGAAGTTCACTAAGGGCAAGTATGTGCAgtagaaaaacaacgaaatgaaaaactcAACAGAGGTTTTATTGGTAAGTTAAAGTGAGAAAGGTTACGAAAAATTTGCACTGCTCTAATAGCGAAGATGTAAAATATAAATCAAAACTCCAAGGTACAGGAAGAAGTACTTGGACATATCACCAGCCACAAAGAAGTAGATTTTTGATGTAGGCTCAAAACTCGGACCTTCATTCAAGCACcttaagaagaagaacaacgtCACGGTGCATGAGCAATACTATAAAGAGAAAGTATcgtgaaaatttaatttagaaGAAAGGAAACTAGGTATAGGTAGAGAGTAAACgtataaaaaaatttgacaaCAATAGATCGAGAGAAACATGTGAAACCCAGGAATTTTAGTTGGTTGTTGGAGAACTTTTGAtaactcttcaaaaaagagGATGACTACGATTCacttcaatcattttttttaatcatcaTAATCATTCCGTTTTCAATAATTATTTGCAGGCGATTTCCAAGAAGAATCATTTGCAGATCCTGTAGGTGCAAGTTTATATATAAATAGGCGTTTATATTCATTTAACGACAAGAGGAGATGTGTAAAACAAGTGCACCTCTAATGTTGAAGGCTTCGTGACGTTCTTATGCAGAAGATACTCGTACGCGGAAGTTACTGATTCTGCTCCACGCGATGACGTTTCCGTATTAGTTGTTGGCTCCACGAAATACGATGCATTCGAGGGGTTTCCATCTTTACAgtcattattttcattgtcTTCATCACCTGACAACATGCTTCAATCAAATGCAAAATATAAAAGGAGTAAGATTCTCGAACCTTGCAATGTAAGCTGTCCTCTTCTTACAGTGGAAGAGTCTCTTGATGAAGAAGGGGTGGAAGATGTTTTTGTGCAATCTGACGCTTTCATGTAGAGACCCGAGATAAGCGGGCTCTCTCCAGGGCTGCATGTCAGTGTTTCTTCCATACTAGCCCCGGAGCTGCATGGACTACTGCACAAGATGTTGTTTCCAAGAACTAGAAAACATGGAGAGTATAAATGATAGAAATGAGCTCAAAATCCGAACTAATTTCTTATAAATTTGCACTGGAACACTGAGGAAAAAACGCTCAACACAAAAGATAAATTTACTGGTAGCTTTTGCAAGTTAGTGCTTACTTCCTGTTAATCAATACTGTGctagcaatgaaaaaaagttgactaCCTTCCTTTCTTAAAGCGAGAATGGTGCCCTCGTCGATTGTCACTTGGTTCTCAGTCTCAACAGCCCCAAATCTATCCATATTCTCTGAGCGACTTCCTTTTTTGCAacgtattttttcctttcgttttaCAAAGACATCGTGGTGTTCCTTTATAATTGGTGGTATATTTACAGGAGGGCGAACATATGCAGCCAACATAGAATCATTGCAGAGATCCTAAATATTACGATCGTGAAGATGTGTAGAAATTCCAAAGGAATAATTATGAATACGTATATGAACCTACTTTGCGATCCGTAGCATTATCTCTCACTTCTTTCACATGCTCCGCATCTTTCTGAATATCCATCTTCTTCAAAGCATCCTCCAGCAAGCTGCTAACTGAAGGGCACATATTAACTTCGTTGTTTGTATCCGCTAACATTAACTAACGctaacaaaaattttatttcactgaGATAAAAATGGCTTAAGGCAGTGCGTAC is part of the Necator americanus strain Aroian chromosome V, whole genome shotgun sequence genome and encodes:
- a CDS encoding hypothetical protein (NECATOR_CHRV.G19788.T1), which translates into the protein MHRQNLSSCYSFTKEGNQCIFFFLSGNLPLRSNSTWVWTLDWKNSGHAPTVCRANTADDGAARFIATLSNVSTLGDEWEESLELNKVDRYWCSAQLLETPPGKRLEFAASCDNFTDILASNA
- a CDS encoding hypothetical protein (NECATOR_CHRV.G19789.T2) is translated as MEVADSLNVTSQVINEGSKEVIYDSIDWISRAIPETFDLGTIAVELTCVASSFNFVVFGTGCGTLFVYNKKLGRLARPLRTNSFEAQYGCRAVEKDLVHPYHNVLIRTVIADQLSRVASGDASGTVILSTVTFDTGEFYHCFLFEDAYSIAALEFSGESVIIHNGSQLLLVNTRPQMDTRVICDHVERTVAIGIRCTASFVYVAEKFRLCKYSTSLYNCGVIATNAVVGGTGFFVSVEWNLDGTKLAVLSSSNVFVMFDLIRSEVLWRAPLNDYLRCFVGDFCVDDDDSILYVTKPRGFHRVGVTTTANFINKGESDLRSTSLLSSPKKLLSNSAFRVTQRGFSFLNNALSVAKDITVNSEVSSLLEDALKKMDIQKDAEHVKEVRDNATDRKDLCNDSMLAAYVRPPVNIPPIIKEHHDVFVKRKEKIRCKKGSRSENMDRFGAVETENQVTIDEGTILALRKEVLGNNILCSSPCSSGASMEETLTCSPGESPLISGLYMKASDCTKTSSTPSSSRDSSTVRRGQLTLQGDEDNENNDCKDGNPSNASYFVEPTTNTETSSRGAESVTSAYEYLLHKNVTKPSTLEFKPSTSNGTAVLLRNQVIRERSQKNVVLNDQVDIWMKIFLPYTAKSFAVGCDHIVLCHKKKTPRILSLDALGSKKPLWLVAKWSADSVAMNDRESIVWRVHNNAGWCAVDSLTTSTRFEECATDGGGVIEVSVGSNIAWYLTREGVSVQMELPEKAIFSRVDCDWTLRSISASDDAVWAIRRDVGSLVVRVGLARCRMGLDWIEIVPEGPSKLVSVCVYRSYGFALDDTGRLWMSTGVDRHHPYGSSDAFYKVCLPFFDGKAPPTIAWTVKASSTGLFLCAGKVMLVVRSALSAHRFPREVPAKFDMLDNFSMLSSGSYIGCSGYIYLCRQDSEIFVYRPTRRNFVTISIPSTSQAVVSLCGTRENLSLIDSAGKVFHCDGESPNWVAETDLPDCVCSIAQSKLARWAITCTGALFIKQAGSNIWNNVIAPADVESKVVPAQVFTSPNGIYVWVLSDGRGWARTNVNERNPAGVKWTETYHTSELYSLAVGDNVVWALDSSGQLLRLRGLAAGNPAGNYWRPISQAVFREISVDAQSELWAIDMENRLVRHLSDVYVPEQLFTNEAPSPFELI
- a CDS encoding hypothetical protein (NECATOR_CHRV.G19789.T1) encodes the protein MEVADSLNVTSQVINEGSKEVIYDSIDWISRAIPETFDLGTIAVELTCVASSFNFVVFGTGCGTLFVYNKKLGRLARPLRTNSFEAVTCIHHLGLLDDYVIVGHNTGTLIAIRLPSGREGSSTSVASGDASGTVILSTVTFDTGEFYHCFLFEDAYSIAALEFSGESVIIHNGSQLLLVNTRPQMDTRVICDHVERTVAIGIRCTASFVYVAEKFRLCKYSTSLYNCGVIATNAVVGGTGFFVSVEWNLDGTKLAVLSSSNVFVMFDLIRSEVLWRAPLNDYLRCFVGDFCVDDDDSILYVTKPRGFHRVGVTTTANFINKGESDLRSTSLLSSPKKLLSNSAFRVTQRGFSFLNNALSVAKDITVNSEVSSLLEDALKKMDIQKDAEHVKEVRDNATDRKDLCNDSMLAAYVRPPVNIPPIIKEHHDVFVKRKEKIRCKKGSRSENMDRFGAVETENQVTIDEGTILALRKEVLGNNILCSSPCSSGASMEETLTCSPGESPLISGLYMKASDCTKTSSTPSSSRDSSTVRRGQLTLQGDEDNENNDCKDGNPSNASYFVEPTTNTETSSRGAESVTSAYEYLLHKNVTKPSTLEFKPSTSNGTAVLLRNQVIRERSQKNVVLNDQVDIWMKIFLPYTAKSFAVGCDHIVLCHKKKTPRILSLDALGSKKPLWLVAKWSADSVAMNDRESIVWRVHNNAGWCAVDSLTTSTRFEECATDGGGVIEVSVGSNIAWYLTREGVSVQMELPEKAIFSRVDCDWTLRSISASDDAVWAIRRDVGSLVVRVGLARCRMGLDWIEIVPEGPSKLVSVCVYRSYGFALDDTGRLWMSTGVDRHHPYGSSDAFYKVCLPFFDGKAPPTIAWTVKASSTGLFLCAGKVMLVVRSALSAHRFPREVPAKFDMLDNFSMLSSGSYIGCSGYIYLCRQDSEIFVYRPTRRNFVTISIPSTSQAVVSLCGTRENLSLIDSAGKVFHCDGESPNWVAETDLPDCVCSIAQSKLARWAITCTGALFIKQAGSNIWNNVIAPADVESKVVPAQVFTSPNGIYVWVLSDGRGWARTNVNERNPAGVKWTETYHTSELYSLAVGDNVVWALDSSGQLLRLRGLAAGNPAGNYWRPISQAVFREISVDAQSELWAIDMENRLVRHLSDVYVPEQLFTNEAPSPFELI